The following are encoded together in the Trichocoleus sp. FACHB-46 genome:
- a CDS encoding YcjF family protein → MPSSRLIILIVGLTLLLGLMLWLIDSLSRLYYTIAFTAPLLANLLLLLLIVLLGVLVAAFVYYLLVLPQLQKRQARRPQPKLPTAKADVAEKNLRAVRQQVAQIQDEVARQALINRSRTIEQNLSRRELRVVVFGTGSAGKTSIVNALIGRVVGQVGAPMGTTDVGATYHLKLKKLNREIWVTDTPGILEAGVAGTEREQRARQLATEADLLLFILDNDLRQSEYEPLRRLAEIGKRSLVVLNKTDLYPDPDRETILARLRDRLRDLVAAADIVAVAAQPQSVRLESGDWLQPEPEIMPLLKRMAAVLRAEGEDLVADNILLQSQRLGDEARTLIDTERRRQADKIVERFQWIGAGVIAVTPLPVIDLLATAAVNAQMVVEIGQVYGCDINADRGRELALSLAKTLASLGIVKGAIDLISTALRLNVATFLVGKAIQGVSAAYLTRIAGKSFIEYFRHDQNWGDGGMTEVVQRQFQLNRRDEFVKAFIQEAIARVVRPLTENATAGEPLEVEPKDRR, encoded by the coding sequence TGCTGATTGTCTTGCTAGGGGTGCTGGTGGCTGCGTTTGTTTACTACTTGCTCGTATTGCCACAACTGCAAAAGCGCCAGGCTCGCCGACCCCAACCCAAGCTGCCAACCGCCAAAGCAGATGTAGCCGAAAAAAACTTACGAGCGGTGCGGCAGCAAGTGGCCCAAATTCAGGATGAGGTAGCGCGTCAAGCCTTGATCAACCGTTCTCGCACCATTGAGCAAAATCTCTCCCGGCGAGAGCTGCGAGTTGTGGTATTTGGTACGGGCTCGGCAGGCAAAACTTCGATTGTGAATGCCTTGATTGGTCGAGTTGTCGGGCAAGTCGGAGCCCCGATGGGAACGACGGATGTGGGAGCGACCTATCACCTGAAGCTGAAAAAATTGAATCGAGAAATTTGGGTGACGGACACTCCAGGCATTCTAGAAGCGGGAGTAGCAGGAACTGAACGCGAACAGAGAGCCCGCCAGTTAGCCACTGAAGCCGATTTACTACTCTTTATTCTCGATAACGACCTGCGACAGTCTGAATACGAACCGTTGCGGCGATTGGCCGAGATTGGGAAGCGATCGCTGGTGGTTCTTAACAAAACTGATTTGTACCCCGATCCAGACCGAGAAACCATTTTGGCCCGTTTGCGCGATCGCCTGCGAGATCTCGTAGCGGCTGCCGATATTGTGGCGGTAGCGGCTCAACCTCAATCCGTGCGGCTCGAAAGTGGTGACTGGTTGCAACCAGAACCGGAGATTATGCCGTTGCTCAAGCGGATGGCGGCGGTGTTGCGGGCTGAGGGCGAAGACTTAGTAGCTGACAATATTCTGCTGCAATCTCAGCGTTTGGGTGACGAAGCCCGGACGCTAATTGACACTGAACGTCGTCGCCAAGCCGATAAGATTGTCGAGCGGTTTCAATGGATTGGAGCAGGGGTGATTGCGGTGACACCATTGCCCGTAATCGATTTGCTGGCTACTGCGGCGGTGAATGCCCAGATGGTGGTGGAGATTGGTCAGGTGTATGGCTGCGACATTAATGCCGATCGAGGCAGAGAACTGGCCCTTTCCCTAGCGAAAACCCTGGCTAGCCTAGGCATTGTCAAAGGCGCGATCGATCTGATTTCAACTGCTCTGCGATTGAACGTAGCCACTTTTTTAGTCGGGAAAGCGATTCAGGGGGTTAGTGCTGCCTACCTAACCAGGATTGCAGGCAAAAGCTTTATTGAATACTTTCGCCACGATCAGAATTGGGGAGACGGCGGCATGACGGAAGTGGTGCAGCGGCAATTTCAGCTCAACCGCCGTGATGAGTTTGTCAAAGCGTTTATTCAAGAAGCGATCGCTCGCGTGGTTAGACCCCTGACAGAAAATGCCACAGCAGGGGAGCCGCTAGAGGTAGAACCGAAAGATCGTCGATAG
- a CDS encoding alpha/beta fold hydrolase, whose protein sequence is MAASVLKRNNVNQLGDGKQTIIFAHGFGSDQSAWRHQVAAFAPNFRIVLFDHVGAGQSDFSAYSPRRYSSLYSYAEDLLDLCAELKLKQAVLVAHSVSGMASLLAALVEPDRFSQLVFISASPRYLNDAGYFGGFEQADLDALYAAMASNYYAWASGFAPIVMGNPDKPELALEFAKTLAQIRPDIAQAVARVIFQSDHRAELGRLNIPTVILQSNNDIAVPPQVGQYLADHIPSGRLVPIAAEGHLPHLSAPETVTQAIAACLAT, encoded by the coding sequence ATGGCAGCGAGCGTGCTAAAGCGAAACAACGTTAATCAGTTGGGCGATGGCAAACAAACCATCATTTTTGCCCATGGTTTTGGCTCCGACCAAAGTGCTTGGCGGCATCAAGTCGCTGCTTTTGCCCCCAATTTTCGGATTGTTTTGTTTGATCACGTGGGAGCGGGTCAATCCGATTTCTCGGCTTACAGCCCGCGTCGCTACAGCAGCCTCTATAGTTATGCAGAAGATTTATTAGATTTATGTGCTGAGCTAAAGCTTAAGCAAGCGGTTTTGGTGGCTCACTCAGTCAGTGGGATGGCTAGTTTGCTGGCAGCTTTAGTAGAGCCTGATCGATTTAGCCAACTGGTTTTTATTAGTGCTTCTCCTCGCTATCTCAATGATGCAGGTTATTTCGGTGGATTTGAGCAAGCTGATTTAGATGCACTTTATGCCGCGATGGCCTCTAACTACTATGCTTGGGCGAGTGGTTTTGCGCCCATTGTGATGGGTAATCCGGATAAACCGGAACTAGCTCTGGAATTTGCCAAGACTTTGGCGCAGATTCGGCCTGATATTGCCCAAGCGGTGGCTCGCGTGATCTTTCAGTCGGACCACCGAGCTGAGTTAGGGCGGCTCAACATCCCGACTGTGATTTTACAATCGAATAATGATATTGCGGTGCCACCCCAGGTGGGGCAGTATTTGGCAGATCATATCCCCTCTGGTCGGCTTGTCCCTATTGCCGCTGAAGGACATTTGCCTCACCTCAGTGCTCCAGAGACAGTTACCCAAGCGATCGCTGCATGTTTGGCTACTTAA